GCAACCGATGCGCGCGGTGCCTGCCGTTTCGTCGATCGTCGTCGGAAAACTCCCGACCTGGGCCGCACGTTCGACGGCCGCTTCGATGCGGTCGTTGATTTGCGAAGTGGTCACGATGAACGGCGTCGTGGGAGACGTCGTGAATGAATTTGTCCCTAAGTTCATAGCCGTCACTCTTCTCGAAACGCCGGATGAGCCATGGGCTGCCGGCTTATTGCCACGCCTACTTCGTAAAACGACGCTCGCGCGCTCTTCCTCGAATCCCTCTCACTGCATCCGGCATGCCGGATCGGTTCGCATCTTTCGTTAAGCCTCGCATGCCCGCTGCGTATGTTGCGTGCCATCGTACGACAGCACGACCTTCGCATTGTCCAACGTGGTTTCGATATGGACCGGTCGGGCCCACAATCGACAAAGGTTCGTCAACGTATCACGGGCATAGTTCATTTGCAGATCGACGCCGTTATGCAAGTGTTCGAGGTAGAGCTCCCCGCGGTTCTTGTAGTTGCCGTCGACTATCTGAATAATCGGCCGGCCGGCGTTCGTTAGATTAAAAAGCAATCTTTCTTTAATCAGCGGGAACTCGCGGCTCTCGATCTCGTATTGATCGCTCCCTTGGTTGAAACCGAAGCTAAAGAGCCGATGTCGGCGGCAAAAGTCGAGCGTCAGGAAGCTGTCGATGAACGTGAGGTCGTTGTAGACCCGACGAACCTCGAAGATTTTCTGACGGCCTAAGCCTGCCTTCGTGTCCCAGCGGCGTTTGGCGTCGAGATCGTCGCAGTCGTCGTATTCCTTGCCGAATTGGCCCCGATTCCATCGTTCTTCGATGTCGCGATAGAGTTCGACGCCGATCTTGTAGGGATTGAATCGCCCGCCGGCAGTCGACAGCGTCCCCGCGTTATGATCGCAGTAGCAGATCAAGTCGCTCGGTGCCATGCCGTGGCGCGTCATGATCGTGCTGTGCCAATAGCTGGCCCAACCTTCGTTCATGATCTTGGTTTGGGCCTGCGGCGCGAAGTAGTAGGCTTCGTCTCGGATGATCCCGAGCACATCGGCCTGCCACGCCTTGAGCGGTGCGTTTTCCATGACGAACGACATGACGTCGCGCGCGGGCTGAGTCGGGAAGCGTCGGCCCGCTTGGTCGTGTTTGGCGAGGCGAGCTTCCGCCTCCGCGGCCAGCGCATGCTTTGGGTTGATGTACGAATCCATGTAGTCTTTCGACTTCAGCTTGCCGGACGCCGGCGCTTCGTCGTCTTCGTCGTATTGCCCGAGCGGTTGCCGCACGGGTTCCGGTTTGTCGTCGTGGCGCTTGATGTGCGGCGCGTGAATGTCGATGAGGTCTTCGATGCTGAGGCAGGCGTCGATGAACGTTTCGACCGTGTCGACGCCGTAGCGATCCATGTGTCGGCGGATGCGATTGCCGTTGTTCGCCGTTTGATCCATCATCTTGCGATTCGTATGCGCGAACCACAGATTGTTCTTGAAGAAGTCGCAATGGCCGTAGACATGCGCCATGACCATCTTCTGATCGGTGATCTCGTTCGACGTCATCAAGTAGGCGTAGCAGGGATCGTTGTTGATGACGAGCTCGTAGATTTTCTGGAGCCCGTAGTGGTAGCCCTTGGAGAGCTGCTCGTATTCCATGCCCCATCGCCAGTGAGGATAGCGCGTCGGGAAACCTCCATAGGCGGCGACGGCGTTGAGCTGATCGCAGTCGACGAGCTCGAAGATCGTGGGGAAGAAGTCGAGGCCGTAGCTGCGCGCATGCCCTTCCATTTGGCGCTGAATCTCGGCCAAATGAGGCGGAAACGGGATTTCTCTGACTTGCGACATGATTAGTTGCTCTCGCAAAGTGCTTCCTTGCGCCGCGTATCTCTCTTGCTGTCCACCGACCACTGACCACCGACCACTTACTTCCCCTTCCCGAGAAATTGCTTAATCGAATCGTAAATCGCTTCTTTGTTTTTGATTTCCGAGAAGACGAGGTTGTCGAACTTCTCGCCGAGCGCGCCACGCAACGTGCGCAAATACTCGCCGCTGCCGTAAGGGCTTTCGACTTGTCCGTAACAGAAGAGATTGACCTTCGGCAGAATATGCTCGCGCAGCATCGCGAGGCTCTGCTGGTTGTCTTCGCCCCAATTGTCGCCGTCGGAGAATTGGAAGACGTAGACGTTCCACTCGCTGGGGTTGAACGACGTCGTTAACAGCTCGATGACCGATTTGTATGCCGCGCTGATCCGCGTGCCGCCGCTTTCGCGCGTGTGGTAAAACGTATGCTCGTCGACGATCTGCGCCGCGGCATCGTGGATGATGTAGCGCCGTTCTAGGCCTGGATAATGGCTCCGCAGCCAGGTGTCGATCCAGAACGACTCCGTGCGCACGATCGACTTCTGGTCGTCGGTCATCGAGCCGGATACGTCCATCACGTAAATCGCGACGGCGTTGGCGTCGGGCAACGGATGCGTCGACCACGATCGGTAGCGCTTGTCTTCTCGGATCGGCACGATCATCGGGCTTACGGCATCGTACGTCTTCGACGAAATTTGCCGTTTCAACGCCTGCATGTAGGTGCGACGGAAGTGGCGTAGCGATTCCGGGCCGGTTGAGCGAATGCTCGAGTAGCGGACCTTCTCGGTCGTGATGTTGTCTTTTCCCTTGGGTTCGATCCGCGGTAATTGCAACTCGTTGCCGAGGATCTCCGCGAGCTCTTCGAGCGAGACCTCGACTTCGACGATGTGCCCGCCCGGATCTCCGCCGGCCTTGCCGCTGCCCGGCTGCTCGTCTTCGCCTTTGCCGACCGGCGTTCCCTTTTCTCCGGCACCTTGGCCGACGCCGCCGGAGCCGTTCTTGCCGTAGCGAAAGTGGGGCACGTCGAGTTGCGGAATCGGGATGCTGACCAGGTCGCCTCCTTTGCGGCCGATCATTTCGCCGTGCGTGACGTACTTTTTTAGGTTGTCACGAATCTTTCCTTTCACGATCTGTCGGAATCGCGAAAGGTCGTTGTCGATTTTCATCGTCATGTGTGCGTGCCCTCATTCGATCCAGCGGACGCCGAACTCGCTGCCGGGCGACCGGCCATGGTCGCTCTCGTTATCGCGGCTCGATTCGACGTCGAAGCATCGGGCCCTTTCATCTCTTGCCGGAACGATCGCGCAAGCAATCCTAGTCTCGATCGATCGTCCGGCTTGTGATTCCTCTAGTTTCTATACGGTTCGCATGTCTCAGCAGGTCGTCGTTGCGGTTTATTTCTTCACGTCGCCGCGCGCGAAGATGCTGGCGACATACGTCAACACGTCGGTTGCGCTTTCGTCGTCGTAGCCGTAGTCGCGAATGAGCCGGCCTTTCACGACGTCGATCTTCGCCTGCGTATCGGCATCGACGACGTTCGAGACCAGGCTCGTCAGCTTGATCGTGTCTTTCTGGTCTTCGAACAGCTTGAGCTCGAGGGCCCGATAGAGGCGCTCGTTCGTTTTGTAATCGAAGGTCTTGCCGTCGATCATCAACGCGCCGATGTAGTTCATGATCTCGCGACGGAAGTCGTCTTTGCGGCTTTCCGGCACGTCGATCTTCGCTTCGATCGAGCGCATCAGCCGTTCGTCGGGTTCGTCGTATTGGCCGGTGAACTTGTTCTTCACTTTTTCGCGCTGCGTGTAAGCTTTGACGTTGTCGATGTAGTTCGCGCACATCCGCTTCAACGCATCTTCATCTGCTGCGATGGCTCGTTGCACTTCGTTCTTCACGATGTTCTCGTACTCCTCCTTCACGACGGAGAGCAACTCGCGGTAGTGCGTCTTCGTTTCCTCGTTCGTGATGAGGCTGTGATGCTTCAAGCCGGCTTCGAGCTCGTTAATCACCATGAACGGATTGATCGACTTCGCATCGGGATGCGAGACCAATGCGTTCGAGATCTTGTCTTGCACGTAGCGCGGCGAGATGCCGAATAAGCCTTCCGTCGTGGCTTGCTCGCGCAATTCTTTGACGTTGTCTTCGGTGAAGCCGGGAAGCGACTTGCCGTTGTAGAGCTTGAGCTTCTGTAAGAGGCTCAAGCCGGCGTTTTTCGGGGGTTCCAGACGCGTGAGCACGGCCCACATCGCGGCCATTTCGATCGTGTGCGGAGCGATATGCTTGCCGCGCACCTTGCCGCGGTTGTAGTCCTTCTCGTAGATGTGGATCTCATCGCTCAGCTTCGACACGTACGGAATGTCGATCTTGATCGTGCGGTCGCGCAGAGCCTCCATGAACTCGTTGTTCTGCAGTCGACGATATTCCGGCTCGTTCGTATGGCCGATGATGACTTCGTCGATATCGGTTTGCGCGAATTTCTTCGGCTTGATCTTATGTTCTTGGCTGGCGCCGAGCAGGTCGTAGAGGAACGCGACGTCGAGCTTCAAGACTTCGACGAACTCGATGATGCCCCGATTGGCGACGTTGAATTCGCCGTCGAAGTTGAAGGCGCGCGGATCGCTGTCGCTGCCGTACAGCGCGATCTTACGGTAGTTGATGTCGCCGGTCAGTTCCGTCGAGTCTTGGTTCTTTTCGTCTTTCGGTTGGAACGTGCCGATGCCGATCCGATCTTTTTCGCTGAGCAGTTGACGACGCACGCGCACGTCTTGCACGACGCGCGTCCAGTCGCCGCCGTACTGCGCTAAGCGTTCGTGATAGATGTAACGGCAGAACGGGCAGAGCTCGCCGTTGATCTTGACGCGGAAGTCTTCTTCGCCGTTGGGATGCGCTTCGTTGAGCTTGGCCGCCACGTCGGCTCGGAAGCGATGCGGCACCAGATGCAACGGCTCTTCGTGCATCGGGCACCAATGCATATTCTCCGCGTTCTCCAAGTCGACCCAGCCGAGCGTGTAGAGCGCTCCGTCGTCGCTCGCGGTGTAGCGCTCGAGGCCGTGCTTCAAGAGCCGCGCGATCGTGCTTTTGCTGCTACCGACCGGACCGTGCATCAGCAGCACGCGCTTCTCGACGCCGTAGCCTTTGGCGGCGCTTTTCAAGGCGTTCACCAAGGCCGTCAGCGAGTCTTCCAGGCCGAAGACGGCATCGTCGCCGGCGTGATCGGGATCGTCGAAGAAGCGATAGCGCACGCGCCGTTCACGGTTCACTTCGTAGGTTTCGGTGCCGTACGACACGATCATGTCGTACACGCGCACGAAGGCGTTGCGCGTCACCTTCGGGTCGTGCTTGACGAGATCGAGATATTCCTCGAACGATCCGATCCAGTTCTTCTTGCGGAACTGATCGAGATCTTGCCGTTCGGCGATCAGTGAGATGATCGAGCTTCCACTGCTCATGGCATTCCTCCTTGGAGGAGAAAGTGTGATTTCAACTTGTCCACGAACCTGTTCAGACTTCCGAAACAAGACTCCGCAACGGGAAACCGGCCGCAAAAAAGCACGGATACTCCATGGCTTTTCGCGCTATGCGCAGAACGATCCCCTGGGCAAGATCCAAAGCGTCTTAGGTCGTAAAAACGACGATTCCGGGTCGGATCCGCTCAGAGTGAGCAAACTTGGAAAAGAACACCCGGAACTGGGCTAGGCGGGCCGAAAACTCGCAGGTCGTGCTTCTTGCACTCGCCGTAGGCGGGCTTCATGCCCGGCACCTGTCCCTGTTTTCAGTATCGGCAGACACATAAATTGCGGCAAGAGCGAAGTTGCGCGAAGTCTGCTAAAGAGCGCGCTTCGGATCAGGCTTCGTGATGCGAAGTGCCGTTGGCGCAATCGTTTGGGCACGATGAAAAAGAAATGACGAACAAGTTACGAATTTCCAACTGACACAGCCGGAAATAAGACACTTGGCCGGCGACATAACCATCGCGGGTTAACCGTGAAATGTTTCACAGGCGGGGAAGTGGTCAGTGGTCGGTGTTCAGTGGTCAGTTGAAGATAAGCCCCCGTCATAGACATCCGAAAACTGACCACCGACCACTGATCACCGACCACTTCCCCTCGCTATTTCCCTTTGCCGATGAGCTTCTCGACGCTCTCCAGCAAGCGGTCCATTGCGAACGGTTTGCGGATGTAATCGTCGACGCCGAGCATTTCCGCATAGGCTTTGTGCCGCGAGCCTTCGTTGGCCGTGATCATAATGATCTTCATCGGCACGGGCCGTGTGCGGCGGAGTTTTTCCAGCACCAAGAAGCCGCTGCGCTTCGGCATCATCATGTCGAGGATCATCAAGTCGGGGTCTTCGCGCTCGGCCATCGCAAGCCCTTGGTTGCCGTCGCGAGCAACGAGAATCGTATAGCCTTTCGCTTCGAGCAGCATGCGGAGCGAGTCGATGATTTCGTAATCGTCGTCGACTAGGAGCACGCGCTTCGTAGCGGCGATCGGAGGACTCGGATCGGTGGTCATGGCGAAGTTCCTGACTCGGGCAACAAACTGATCGGGTGAACGAAAGAGACCAACACTCGCTATTTCGGCGTTTCCAACGGCGACTACATCAACCGCCAACCATCGGCCATCGTTGCTTCTTTGACGACGCAAATGATGCCGTCGCAAATGGCCGCGGTGCCGTCGTCGGCACGGTCGCGAAGTTCGCGATCGTTGACGATATGCACGTTGCGGCCGATACGGCAATTCTTGTCGATGATGGCCCGCTCGATGATCGTCCCTTCGCCGATTCCCATCGGCGGCACACCGCGCGCATGATCGGCCGCAATCTGGTCGGGCTCTTGGAAGAAGTCGTGACCCATCACGATCGTATTGCGGATTCGGACGTTCTTGCCGATGCGGCAACGAAGCCCGATGACGCTGTTCTCGATCACAGCCCCTTCGTCGATGTGGCACCCGTCGGCGATGAGGCTTTGACGAATCGTCGCCCCTTCGATGCGCGTCGGCGCGAGCGAGCGCGAGCGGGTGAAGATCGGCGAATCGCCCGACATCAGATCGAACGAAGGACTGTTCTGTGCGAGCGCCAGATTGGCCTCGAAGAACGATTGGATCGTGCCGATGTCTTCCCAGTAGCCGTCGAAAAGGTGGACGGAGACTTTGCGCGTTCGAATCGAGGCCGGAAAGATTTCCTTGCCGAAGTCGGCGTAATTGGTTTTCGTCAGCACATCGACGAGCACGTCGCGATTGAACACGTAGATGCCCATGCTGGCGAGCAGGTCGCGCCCTTTGCTCGGGATGCCGCGGGCGTCGATCCAAGCCGGATCGGTGCGGAATGCTTGCGCCTCTTCGTCGGTCTTCGGCTTCTCTAAGAAACCGAGAACGCGGCCGTTGTCGTCGAGCCGCATCACGCCGAAGCCCGAGGCTTGCTTCCGATCGACCGGCAGAGCGGCGATCGTCACGTCGGCCTTAAGCCGCTTATGCGTCTCGAGCATCTCGTTGTAGTTCATGTGATAAAGCTGATCGCCCGACAGAATCAGCACGTAGTCGATGCCGGGCTGCTGCAGGTATCGCAAGTGTTGCCGCACGGCGTCGGCGGTCCCTTGGTACCAGATCTCTTTTTCGTTGGTCTGCTGCGCCGCCAAGATTTCGACGAAGCCGTCGCTGAAGGCGTCGAAGTTGTACGTGCGGCGAATATGGCGGTGCAAACTGACGGAGTTGAACTGCGTGAGGACGTAGATCCGGTTCATCCCGCTGTTGATGCAGTTCGATAGCGGAATGTCGATCAGACGATACTTTCCGGCCAACGGCACGGCGGGCTTCGAGCGAAACTTCGTCAGCGGCAAGAGCCGGGTTCCGCGTCCGCCGCCGAGCACGAGAGCAATCGTCTTATTCATAGCCGTTCCTACCGCCGAATGACCGATTTCCGAACTTCGCCGGCCGCCGAAAACCGAGACCTGCGCGAATAACTATCGTAAGGTTTCGCCTTGCGCTAAGCTAGGGCCGAGAAACGAGGCGGGAAGCTTCACGCTCCCTGCGAATTACGCTTTGAGCAGCGGAAAAAATCGTCCCGCGATCGGCGAGCCCGCGGCCACGCTCGGCACGCCCTTAAGCAGCGGCTCGTCGGAAGCGGAACGAACGCCGTCGCGAATCGCGTTGATGACGACCGCTCTGCGCGGCCGATCAGTCCGATTCTCTTGCGAGCCGTGAATGAGGAGCGGATGGTGGAACGCACATTCTCCCTTCTTCAACTCGATGGCGACCGGCTTGAACTGCGCCATCTGCTCGTCGCAAAGCACCTTGCGAATGGCATCCATCTTGCCGGCCAAGCCGGTGATCGGCAGCAAGTTCCATGTGTGGCTTTTCGGAATGTATTGCAGGCAGCCGTTCTCCGAGGTCGCATCGTCGAGACCGATCCAACAAGTGAGATGGGCCATCGGCACGGTGCGCGTCCAATACGAATAGTCTTGATGCCAAGCCACGACGCCGCCGTCGAGCGCCGGCTTGCAGAAGAGTTGGTCGTGCCAGAAGCGAACCGCACCGTCGAGCAATTGCGAAGCGGCCATCGTGAACCGCGGGTTCCATAAGATATCGTGAAAGCCCGGCCTAATCCGCCACGCACCGAGCGCGTGAAACAGCACCTTGCTCGGATCGGCCGACTCGTTCGTATGGTATTCGTAAAAGAGCTCGTTGCCGTCGAGCGTCGGGTCGAACAAATCGGTCAACTCCTTGCGAAGCTGCTCGACCTGCTCGTCGTCGAGCATGCGCACGCCCGCCAAGTAGCCGTTCTCATGAAACGACGCGACCTGCTCGTCGGTGAGCCGATAGCGGTCCCATTCGGCCGCGCTTTGGGGGATCGAAAACAAATCGCCGACGAGTTCATGACGAAGCGAAAGATCGGCAGCCATCGGGCCAAGGCTCCAAAGCAGGGCGTGATCGATGCGAACGAGCGAAGAAACGATTCTGCCGCCGAACGCCGAACGAGGCAAGTGCCTGCAATGACACACTGGTATCGTCCGAACGACGATGTTCGGCAAGTCGTGACGTAGGAAGTCCGCGGTTCATTCTATTCTACGGCGCCTCGCCATAGGCTTCGCGCTCGAAGGGGTTGTCGCGATAGGGGTCGAGTCCGCGCAAGTAGGCGACGAGGCTCGCCAATAGATAAGCGGGGAGAAAGAAGGGGCCCCAGCGTTCGTATTGGCGCACGTGTACCCGTTCGTGGGCGCGGCTATAGTTGAGGCAGTAGGCGTCGCAGCCCCAGACTACGTGGCCGAGCGTCATCGCCGCTCCGGAGCCGACCCAAGGGAGCCCGCGTCGGAGTAACTTGGTGACGATCCCTCCTTCGATCTCGCAGACTCCCCTCACCCAGCGAACCGTGCCCCCTTGCAGCAACACGATCGGCGCAGGGAGCAGGCCGAGCAGAGTCGTGGGGAGGGCCCAGAGATAGAGTAGGGGTTGAATCCAGCGCATCGTTTCCTCGGCCGTGGGAGCGCGGATCAAACCTTGTGGTTCGCGAGCATCGACATTCCGCCTGGGCACTCACTAGGAGAAAAGCTTTCGACAAGCCCTGCGGCTTAATCTAGCATAGAGAGCGCTTGCCGCTGATCGTCTTTTATGAGCCAAGGTCGAAGTGACATGAATCGTCTGCTAATCGCGGTTTTCCTCGGCACGTCATGCTGTTCGCTCGGTCTCGCCGCCGAGGGGCCGACGTTGGTGCAGCGGATGACCCTCAGCGAGCGGGTCTCGAAGATTAATGCCGAGTTCGCCGATGCGATGAAGCAAACCGGTCGAGATGCGGCGTTGCAAACCATGATCGTCGGCAAGCGGAACGAAGCCCTCGCGCGGCTGGCGCTCGCGGCCGAAGCCGGCAAGTCGACCGAGCACGATGAGCTGACGAAGATCTATTTTATTCTCGACCGCTTCGAAGACTGCGTCCGTCAGGCTCGGCTCGCGATAAAATCGCGAGCCGATGATTATGCTTCGCAGCAAAAGCTCGTCCTCTCGCTCGGGCACTTGGAAAAAACAGAGGACGCGATCGCGGAATTGAAAGCGATGATCAATCGCGACGTTGCGCCGGAAAAGCTGAATCAGTATCTCAGCAACACCTCGTTCACCGTCGCCGCCTACGTTTTACTGCTCACCAACAATCATAAGTATGCCGAGGCCGAAGGAGTGCTTTCCGCTTGGGATGCCAAGCTCGGCAAGCTCACGCTCGCAAGCGAACCGCTCAAGCCCGCCGGAGACAACGCGAAAAAAGGGCTCGCATCCTTACGCGCGCGCATGGAGTTGGCGAAGAAGCGCGACGCGCTGCTCGGCGGGCCTTACTTCCCGATCGTCGAAGCGACTTGGCTCAACGGCTCTCCTTTAACGCCGGAAGAGCTGCGCGGCAAAGTCGTGTTGCTCGACTTCTGGGCCGTCTGGTGCGGACCGTGCCTCGCCACATTTCCGCACCTGCGCGAGTGGCACGACAAATACGCCGACAAAGGGCTCGTCATCATCGGCAGCACGACGCGCTACGGCTACGATTGGAATCCGGAGACCCATCGCATCAAGCGTGTCGAGAACTTGCCGCCGGCCGAGGAAGATGTCGCCACCGCGGCTTTCGCCAAGTGGCATGAGCTGAAACATCGGATCGCCGTCATGCCCGACCGCGACCTGTCGACGAAGTACGCCGTGTCGGGCATTCCGCAGGCAGTGCTCATCGACCGGCAAGGAATCGTTCGGTTGATCTTCGTCGGCAGCAACGAAGAGAGCGCGAAGTTGCTCGAAAAAGGAATTCGCGACGCCCTCGGGCTCAAAGACGAAGCGGCGACGCAGTAGCGGCCTCGCTCGTTGGGTCGGCGACCGAGAGGGGGGCCGGCGTGGAAGGCCGGTCTAGCAACTCTTCGCGCAGAATGACGACGTCCGGTGCGGCCTCGATGCCGAGCCTCACCTTGCCCGGCCCGATCTGGACGAGCGTGACGACGATGTCGTCCCCGATGCGGATACTTTCCCCGACGCGACGTGTGAGTACGAGCATGGCAGCCTCCGTGTTGCCTGTTCTCCGACGACCTGAACGGTCGCAAGCATAGCAATGCCGGCGAGCGGTCGCAAGCAAAAAGGAAGGCTGTCGCGGCTGCTTCTATAAGCTCATACCCTATCGCAACTTATCGCACCAACGCCGGCGGGTTCGCGACTCCTACAGCGCCGCTTGATATACCTCCGAAGCCGCCGCCACGGAAGCTCCGCGATCGAATTTGTATCCTTGCTCAGCGAGCAATTGTTCCAGCGCCCCGAGGAACGAATAAACGCTTGCCGGCCGCGAGCCATGTCCCATGAGGCCGACGCGCCAGACCTTCCCCTTAAACGCTCCGAGCCCGCCGCCGATCTCGATGCCGAAGCGGTTCAACAGCGCTCCGCGGACCTTCATGTCGTCGATGCCCGCCGGAATATGCACGGCGTTGAGCATCGGCAATTGATGCCCCTCGGCCGAGGCGTAGCCGATGCCGATCGCACCGAGTCCGGCCTTGAGCGCCTGGTGATTCAGCAGGTGCCGCGCGAAGGCCGCGTCTTGGCCTTCTTCCAGCACGATCCGCAGGGCTTCGTAGAGCCCATAGGTCATGTTGATCGGGCCGGTGTGATGGTAGACCCGCTCTTGGCCCCAATACTTGGCGAGCATCGAGACGTCGAGGTACCAACTTTGCACCTTCGTCTTCCGATTCATAATCACATCCAGCGCGCGTGGGCTGAACGAAGCGGGAGACAAGCCCGGCGGGCAGCTCAAGCACTTCTGCGAGCCGCTGTAGATGGCGTCGATCTCCCACTTGTCGACTTCGACCGGCACGCCGCCGAGCGCCGTCACGGCATCCACCAGAAGCAGCGCGCCTGCATCGTGAACGAGTTTCGAGATCTCTTCGATCGGTTGCCAAGCGCCGGTCGAGGTTTCGGCCATGACGATGCCGACGACCTTCGGCTTGGCCTTCGCGAGCGCTTCCTTGAGGTGGCTCGGCTCGAAGATCTCGCCCCACGGCCGATCGACCCGCGTCACGGCGGCCCCCGCGCGGCTCGCGACATCGACCATTCGTTCGCCGAACACGCCGTTGACGCAGACGATCATCGAATCGCCCGGCTCGATCAAGTTGACGACCGTGCTTTCCATGCCCGCCGAGCCGGTCGCCGAGATCGCCATGGTCATCGGGTTCGTCGTGCGAAAGAGCGTGCGCAACATCTGTTGCATGTCGCTCATCAGCGTCAGGTAATAGGGGTCCAAGTGCCCGACGGTGTTCGCGCCCAAGGCTCGCAGCACGCGCGGATGGATTTCGCTAGGGCCGGGACCGAGCAACAAACGAACCGGAGGATTGAGCGGCGGAGGGAGCGACATAGAAATGCTAAGTGCTAAGTGATAAATGATAAGTGAAGAGGAGGCGACCGGGGAAATCGTTAGAAGCCGATCGGCTGCGGCGGCTTGGGGCCTTTTTCTTTGACTAGCTTGCTGATCGCTTTAAACTCCGGCGTGCCGGAGCGTTCGCACCATTCGAAGAGGGCCGCTTCCGTGGTGGTGAGCGTCGCGCCGGAGGAGTCGAGTCGGCGCAAGGCCGTCTCGCGATCGAGGTCGAAGCGCGAGCCGACGGCATCGACGGCGATGAACACGCGGAAGCCGTGCGTCATCAGATCGAAAGCCGTTTGCTGCACGCAGACATGCGCTTCGATGCCGACGAGCAAAACCTTGTGAATGC
The Planctomycetia bacterium DNA segment above includes these coding regions:
- a CDS encoding serine protein kinase, giving the protein MSSGSSIISLIAERQDLDQFRKKNWIGSFEEYLDLVKHDPKVTRNAFVRVYDMIVSYGTETYEVNRERRVRYRFFDDPDHAGDDAVFGLEDSLTALVNALKSAAKGYGVEKRVLLMHGPVGSSKSTIARLLKHGLERYTASDDGALYTLGWVDLENAENMHWCPMHEEPLHLVPHRFRADVAAKLNEAHPNGEEDFRVKINGELCPFCRYIYHERLAQYGGDWTRVVQDVRVRRQLLSEKDRIGIGTFQPKDEKNQDSTELTGDINYRKIALYGSDSDPRAFNFDGEFNVANRGIIEFVEVLKLDVAFLYDLLGASQEHKIKPKKFAQTDIDEVIIGHTNEPEYRRLQNNEFMEALRDRTIKIDIPYVSKLSDEIHIYEKDYNRGKVRGKHIAPHTIEMAAMWAVLTRLEPPKNAGLSLLQKLKLYNGKSLPGFTEDNVKELREQATTEGLFGISPRYVQDKISNALVSHPDAKSINPFMVINELEAGLKHHSLITNEETKTHYRELLSVVKEEYENIVKNEVQRAIAADEDALKRMCANYIDNVKAYTQREKVKNKFTGQYDEPDERLMRSIEAKIDVPESRKDDFRREIMNYIGALMIDGKTFDYKTNERLYRALELKLFEDQKDTIKLTSLVSNVVDADTQAKIDVVKGRLIRDYGYDDESATDVLTYVASIFARGDVKK
- a CDS encoding SpoVR family protein, which produces MSQVREIPFPPHLAEIQRQMEGHARSYGLDFFPTIFELVDCDQLNAVAAYGGFPTRYPHWRWGMEYEQLSKGYHYGLQKIYELVINNDPCYAYLMTSNEITDQKMVMAHVYGHCDFFKNNLWFAHTNRKMMDQTANNGNRIRRHMDRYGVDTVETFIDACLSIEDLIDIHAPHIKRHDDKPEPVRQPLGQYDEDDEAPASGKLKSKDYMDSYINPKHALAAEAEARLAKHDQAGRRFPTQPARDVMSFVMENAPLKAWQADVLGIIRDEAYYFAPQAQTKIMNEGWASYWHSTIMTRHGMAPSDLICYCDHNAGTLSTAGGRFNPYKIGVELYRDIEERWNRGQFGKEYDDCDDLDAKRRWDTKAGLGRQKIFEVRRVYNDLTFIDSFLTLDFCRRHRLFSFGFNQGSDQYEIESREFPLIKERLLFNLTNAGRPIIQIVDGNYKNRGELYLEHLHNGVDLQMNYARDTLTNLCRLWARPVHIETTLDNAKVVLSYDGTQHTQRACEA
- a CDS encoding glucose-1-phosphate adenylyltransferase, yielding MNKTIALVLGGGRGTRLLPLTKFRSKPAVPLAGKYRLIDIPLSNCINSGMNRIYVLTQFNSVSLHRHIRRTYNFDAFSDGFVEILAAQQTNEKEIWYQGTADAVRQHLRYLQQPGIDYVLILSGDQLYHMNYNEMLETHKRLKADVTIAALPVDRKQASGFGVMRLDDNGRVLGFLEKPKTDEEAQAFRTDPAWIDARGIPSKGRDLLASMGIYVFNRDVLVDVLTKTNYADFGKEIFPASIRTRKVSVHLFDGYWEDIGTIQSFFEANLALAQNSPSFDLMSGDSPIFTRSRSLAPTRIEGATIRQSLIADGCHIDEGAVIENSVIGLRCRIGKNVRIRNTIVMGHDFFQEPDQIAADHARGVPPMGIGEGTIIERAIIDKNCRIGRNVHIVNDRELRDRADDGTAAICDGIICVVKEATMADGWRLM
- a CDS encoding response regulator — translated: MTTDPSPPIAATKRVLLVDDDYEIIDSLRMLLEAKGYTILVARDGNQGLAMAEREDPDLMILDMMMPKRSGFLVLEKLRRTRPVPMKIIMITANEGSRHKAYAEMLGVDDYIRKPFAMDRLLESVEKLIGKGK
- a CDS encoding TlpA family protein disulfide reductase; translation: MNRLLIAVFLGTSCCSLGLAAEGPTLVQRMTLSERVSKINAEFADAMKQTGRDAALQTMIVGKRNEALARLALAAEAGKSTEHDELTKIYFILDRFEDCVRQARLAIKSRADDYASQQKLVLSLGHLEKTEDAIAELKAMINRDVAPEKLNQYLSNTSFTVAAYVLLLTNNHKYAEAEGVLSAWDAKLGKLTLASEPLKPAGDNAKKGLASLRARMELAKKRDALLGGPYFPIVEATWLNGSPLTPEELRGKVVLLDFWAVWCGPCLATFPHLREWHDKYADKGLVIIGSTTRYGYDWNPETHRIKRVENLPPAEEDVATAAFAKWHELKHRIAVMPDRDLSTKYAVSGIPQAVLIDRQGIVRLIFVGSNEESAKLLEKGIRDALGLKDEAATQ
- a CDS encoding carbon storage regulator yields the protein MLVLTRRVGESIRIGDDIVVTLVQIGPGKVRLGIEAAPDVVILREELLDRPSTPAPLSVADPTSEAATASPLRL
- a CDS encoding phytanoyl-CoA dioxygenase family protein, which gives rise to MAADLSLRHELVGDLFSIPQSAAEWDRYRLTDEQVASFHENGYLAGVRMLDDEQVEQLRKELTDLFDPTLDGNELFYEYHTNESADPSKVLFHALGAWRIRPGFHDILWNPRFTMAASQLLDGAVRFWHDQLFCKPALDGGVVAWHQDYSYWTRTVPMAHLTCWIGLDDATSENGCLQYIPKSHTWNLLPITGLAGKMDAIRKVLCDEQMAQFKPVAIELKKGECAFHHPLLIHGSQENRTDRPRRAVVINAIRDGVRSASDEPLLKGVPSVAAGSPIAGRFFPLLKA
- a CDS encoding DUF444 family protein, with protein sequence MTMKIDNDLSRFRQIVKGKIRDNLKKYVTHGEMIGRKGGDLVSIPIPQLDVPHFRYGKNGSGGVGQGAGEKGTPVGKGEDEQPGSGKAGGDPGGHIVEVEVSLEELAEILGNELQLPRIEPKGKDNITTEKVRYSSIRSTGPESLRHFRRTYMQALKRQISSKTYDAVSPMIVPIREDKRYRSWSTHPLPDANAVAIYVMDVSGSMTDDQKSIVRTESFWIDTWLRSHYPGLERRYIIHDAAAQIVDEHTFYHTRESGGTRISAAYKSVIELLTTSFNPSEWNVYVFQFSDGDNWGEDNQQSLAMLREHILPKVNLFCYGQVESPYGSGEYLRTLRGALGEKFDNLVFSEIKNKEAIYDSIKQFLGKGK